Proteins co-encoded in one Medicago truncatula cultivar Jemalong A17 chromosome 8, MtrunA17r5.0-ANR, whole genome shotgun sequence genomic window:
- the LOC25500891 gene encoding serine/threonine-protein kinase BSK3, producing MGIQCSRLVPCCVNSQVKASVLETPDAENDDRSEVSNWPMFREFTLEQLKNATSGFAVENIVSEHGEKAPNVVYKGKLENQMRIAVKRFNRNAWPDTRQFLEEAKAVGQLRNQRLANLLGCCCEGDERLLVAEYMPNETLAKHLFHWESQPMKWAMRLRVVLHLAQALEYCTGKGRALYHDLNAYRVLFDEDGNPRLSTFGLMKNSRDGKSYSTNLAFTPPEYLRTGRVTPESVIYSFGTLLLDLLSGKHIPPSHALDLIRDRNLQMLTDSCLEGQFSDNDGTELVRLASRCLQYEPRERPNPKSLVAALAPLQKETEVPSHVLMGIPHSTSFASLSPLGEACSRKDLTAIREVLDSIGYKDDEGVTNELSFHMWTDQMQDILNCKKKGDAAFRQKEFREAIECYTQFIDAGTMVSPTVYARRSLCYLISDMANEGLNDAMQAQVISPIWHIASYLQSVALATLGMENEAQAALKESTTLESKWNATSKQK from the exons GCCTATGTTCCGTGAGTTTACACTCGAGCAACTTAAGAATGCAACATCTGGTTTTGCTGTTGAGAATATTGTATCTGAGCATGGAGAGAAGGCTCCAAATGTTGTTTATAAAGGGAAGCTGGAAAATCAAATGAGAATTGCTGTTAAACGGTTTAATAGAAATGCTTGGCCTGATACTCGGCAGTTTTTG GAGGAAGCAAAAGCAGTTGGCCAGCTTCGTAACCAAAGATTAGCAAACttgcttggttgttgttgtgaaGGAGATGAGAGGTTGCTTGTGGCAGAATATATGCCAAATGAAACACTTGCAAAGCACCTTTTCCATT GGGAATCACAACCTATGAAATGGGCTATGCGACTAAGGGTTGTTCTGCATCTTGCACAAGCTCTAGAGTACTGCACAGGCAAAGGGCGTGCTCTATATCACGATCTCAATGCATATAGAGTCCTCTTTGATGAG GATGGTAATCCTAGGCTTTCTACTTTTGGACTTATGAAAAATAGCAGGGATGGGAAAAGTTATAGCACAAATTTGGCATTTACCCCTCCAGAATATCTCAGAACTG GGAGAGTAACACCAGAAAGTGTAATATATAGCTTTGGCACTCTTTTACTTGACCTTCTCAGTGGAAAGCATATCCCCCCGAGTCAT GCCCTCGATTTGATCCGGGACAGAAATCTGCAGATGTTGACAGATTCTTGTTTGGAAGGACAATTTTCTGACAATGATGGAACTGAGCTGGTACGCTTGGCATCTCGGTGTTTACAGTATGAACCTAGAGAAAGGCCTAATCCTAAATCATTGGTTGCTGCTTTGGCTCCTCTTCAGAAAGAAACCGAG GTTCCTTCACATGTATTGATGGGTATACCCCATAGCACCAGTTTTGCATCATTATCTCCACTTGGTGAAGCATGTTCAAGAAAGGACTTGACTGCTATACGTGAAGTTCTGGATAGTATTGGTTACAAAGATGATGAAGGAGTTACAAATGAG TTATCATTCCATATGTGGACTGATCAAATGCAGGACATATTAAATTGCAAGAAAAAGGGGGATGCTGCTTTCCGACAGAAAGAGTTTAGAGAAGCAATCGAGTGCTACACACAG TTCATCGATGCTGGAACAATGGTTTCTCCAACAGTCTATGCACGACGCAGTTTGTGTTATCTCATAAGCGACATGGCTAACGAAGGGCTAAATGACGCAATGCAAGCGCAAGTTATTTCACCAATATGGCACATTGCATCATATCTTCAATCTGTTGCACTTGCAACACTTGGTATGGAGAATGAAGCACAAGCAGCACTTAAAGAAAGCACAACACTCGAGTCGAAGTGGAACGCGACTTCGAAACAAAAGTGA